The Mercurialis annua linkage group LG8, ddMerAnnu1.2, whole genome shotgun sequence genome window below encodes:
- the LOC126662187 gene encoding RNA polymerase sigma factor sigD, chloroplastic — MAITTATAITIPSLKLQHPSLQYSSLKLTAAIPIPIPIISTETVSISAETVALPSAAVQAVEDDVVARRKKRRKRRRGLVQILNLEGERDDQCQKTLFQCVDNNRFLSSVEEAELCICLKDQARLEAARTRIADTQETEPNSKQLANALRTRKESVDKISCRGRQSRERIIRNYRRLVVSIAISYQGKGLSLKDLVQEGSIGLIRGAERFDPRRGNKLSTYVYWWIKEAIMTSISNKSRIVRVPGSLRKKMKKIAEAKISLTKRLGRLPSCDEIAKELNVNVSTVLLGFMRSKTLVSLDIAVSDQGGMTLQEIMPGPEEMTPENMVKKQQLKQELDELIIERLDEREAFILRLMFGLNGETPQSCDEIGRSLKLTRERIRQINSIALSKLRHRTVIENLKVYIV; from the exons ATGGCCATTACAACCGCCACCGCCATAACCATTCCATCACTAAAGCTTCAACACCCATCACTACAGTACTCTTCCCTCAAGCTCACCGCTGCAATTCCAATTCCAATTCCAATTATCTCTACTGAAACTGTTTCCATTTCAGCAGAAACAGTAGCACTACCAAGTGCAGCAGTTCAGGCTGTAGAGGATGATGTAGTAGCGAGgaggaagaagagaagaaaaagaagaagagggCTGGTCcagattttaaatttagaggGGGAGAGGGATGATCAATGTCAGAAAACTTTGTTTCAGTGTGTGGATAATAATAGATTTTTAAGCTCAGTTGAGGAGGCAGAGTTGTGTATCTGCCTTAAG GACCAAGCAAGACTAGAAGCAGCAAGAACAAGAATTGCTGACACTCAAGAAACTGAGCCGAATTCAAAACAGTTAGCTAATGCCTTACGGACTAGGAAGGAAAGTGTAGATAAGATATCATGCAGAGGTAGACAATCGCGCGAGAGGATTATTCGCAATTACCGAAGACTTGTTGTTTCCATTGCCATTAGTTATCAAGGGAAAGGATTAAGCCTAAAAGACCTTGTTCAG gAAGGTAGCATCGGCCTAATTCGAGGTGCAGAACGATTTGATCCAAGAAGAGGAAACAAGTTATCGACGTATGTTTACTGGTGGATCAAAGAAGCAATCATGACATCTATATCAAACAAGTCGAGAATAGTTAGAGTTCCG GGAAgcttgaggaagaagatgaaaaaaattGCAGAAGCTAAAATTAGCTTGACTAAAAGATTAGGGAGGCTGCCTTCTTGTGATGAGATTGCTAAAGAGCTAAATGTGAATGTTTCAACAGTTCTGCTTGGTTTTATGAGGAGCAAAACCTTGGTTTCGCTAGATATCGCAGTAAGCGATCAAGGTGGCATGACTCTTCAG GAGATCATGCCGGGTCCAGAAGAAATGACACCGGAGAATATGGTAAAGAAGCAGCAATTGAAACAAGAGTTGGATGAACTAATTATTGAGAGACTTGATGAAAGAGAAGCATTCATATTAAGGTTAATGTTTGGACTCAATGGAGAGACACCACAGTCCTGTgatgagattggaagatcatTGAAGCTGACTAGAGAAAGAATAAGGCAGATTAATAGTATTGCATTGTCAAAGCTAAGGCACAGAACCGTTATAGAGAATTTGAAAGTGTACATTGTGTAA
- the LOC126659454 gene encoding uncharacterized protein LOC126659454, whose amino-acid sequence MALFASVKICPLSISSTPIRRRTSFQSPVATLSSSSSSHESVTPLQATSSSGTATTSHDASKNPSKPPFVESSSFNYAIPNNPGGSNPVVQFVRATESNIERIIFDFRFLALFAVAGSLAGSLLCFLNGCVYIVDAYKVYWSSCCKGIHTGQMVLRLVEAIDVYLAGTVMLIFGMGLYGLFISNVPPDVSPEVDRALKGSSLFGMFALKERPKWMKICSLDELKTKVGHVIVMILLVKMFERSKMVTIATGLDLLSYSICIFLSSASLYILHNLHK is encoded by the exons ATGGCTCTGTTTGCTTCAGTCAAAATCTGTCCACTTTCTATATCATCAACCCCAATACGTCGACGTACCAGCTTCCAATCTCCTGTGGCTACTCTAagttcatcatcttcttcacaTGAATCAGTAACTCCACTGCAAGCTACCAGTAGTAGTGGTACTGCTACTACATCCCATGATGCTTCAAAGAACCCTTCAAAGCCGCCTTTTGTGGAGTCTTCTAGCTTCAACTATGCAATTCCTAATAATCCAGGTGGCAGCAACCCAGTTGTCCAGTTCGTTCGCGCTACTGAATCGAATATTGAAAGG ATAATTTTTGATTTCCGGTTCCTGGCACTTTTTGCTGTTGCAGGTTCATTGGCTGGTTCACTCTTATGCTTCTTAAAT GGCTGTGTTTACATTGTTGATGCATACAAAGTTTATTGGTCAAGCTGTTGTAAAGGAATTCACACAGGACAAATGGTTCTAAGATTAGTTGAAGCTATTG ATGTTTATCTTGCTGGAACTGTGATGCTCATTTTCGGGATGGGCTTATACGGATTATTCATCAGCAATGTGCCTCCTGATGTTTCTCCCGAAGTCGATCGAGCCCTGAAAGGCTCTTCCTTGTTTGGAATGTTCGCACTAAAG GAGAGGCCGAAATGGATGAAAATCTGCTCACTAGATGAACTGAAGACAAAAGTAGGACATGTGATTGTTATGATTCTTTTAGTGAAGATGTTTGAGAGGAGCAAAATGGTGACAATAGCCACTGGCTTGGATCTCTTAAGCTATTCTATTTGTATTTTCTTGTCATCTGCTTCTCTTTACATCCTTCACAATCTGCATAAGTAA